The Vidua chalybeata isolate OUT-0048 chromosome 31, bVidCha1 merged haplotype, whole genome shotgun sequence genome window below encodes:
- the MRPS18B gene encoding 28S ribosomal protein S18b, mitochondrial has protein sequence MALAWAAAAALLRAAGGVGRPRWAQALPRLCSTRDAPETPPAAPSPYLERPWEYLESEEYRAAYGDRPVWHGYRRNHKGSVPPQSARKACLRRGRPVGNPCPLCRDRNLLVDFRNVKLLDQFICPHSGVIFHPIHTGICMKQHRRLSQAIAQAQDHGLLWLQVPFVPVPEEDFSNRHAAVGKTPPAPALRGPRRAWYPWYEWQQPPAAEVARMRRLYRGFLKEDYPDTPPSPLGK, from the exons ATGGCGCTGGCCtgggcggcggccgcggcgctgcTGAGGGCGGCGGGCGGCGTGGGGAGGCCGCGGTGGGCTCAG GCCCTGCCCCGCCTCTGCAGCACCCGGGACGCCCCCGAGACCCCCCCGGCCGCCCCCTCCCCCTACCTGGAGCGGCCCTGGGAGTACCTGGAGAGTGAAG AGTACCGGGCCGCCTACGGGGACAGGCCGGTGTGGCACGGCTACCGGCGCAACCACAAGGGCTCCGTGCCCCCCCAGAGCGCCCGCAAGGCCTGTCTG CGCCGGGGCAGGCCCGTGGGGAACCCCTGCCCCCTCTGCCGGGACCGGAACCTGCTCGTGGATTTTCGG aACGTGAAGCTGCTGGACCAGTTCATCTGCCCCCATTCCGGTGTCATCTTCCACCCCATCCAcacag ggATCTGCATGAAGCAGCACCGCCGCCTCTCCCAGGCCATCGCCCAGGCCCAGGACCACg GTCTCCTGTGGCTCCAGGTGCCCTTCGTGCCCGTTCCCGAGGAGGATTTCTCCAACCGACACGCGGCCGTGGGCAAAACTCCCCCGGCGCCTGCACTGAGGGGGCCGCGCCGGGCCTGGTACCCCTGGTACGAGTGGCAGCAGCCCCCCGCCGCCGAGGTGGCCCGGATGCGCCGTTTGTACCGGGGATTCCTCAAGGAGGATTACCCGGACACCCCCCCGAGCCCCTTGGGGAAATAA